A single Saccopteryx bilineata isolate mSacBil1 chromosome 9, mSacBil1_pri_phased_curated, whole genome shotgun sequence DNA region contains:
- the HAS3 gene encoding hyaluronan synthase 3 isoform X1: protein MKLQVVVGEGNCYRNMQTGIKLPWLERKTGLNLVPCCRGGKLWCQGRCALQKENQAGCIFQRRRMPVQLTTALRVVGTSLFALAVLGGILAAYVTGYQFIHTEKHYLSFGLYGAILGLHLLIQSLFAFLEHRHMRQAGRPLKLPTPPRHSVALCIAAYQEDPDYLRKCLRSAQRIAFPNLKVVMVVDGNRQEDAYMLDIFHEVLGGTDQASFFVWRSNFHEAGEGETEASLQEGMDRVRDVVQTSTFSCIMQKWGGKREVMYTAFKALGDSVDYIQVCDSDTVLDPACTIEMLRVLEEDPQVGGVGGDVQILNKYDSWISFLSSVRYWMAFNVERACQSYFGCVQCISGPLGMYRNSLLQQFLEDWYHQKFLGSKCSFGDDRHLTNRVLSLGYRTKYTARSKCLTETPTKYLRWLNQQTRWSKSYFREWLYNSLWFHKHHLWMTYESVVTGFFPFFLIATVIQLFYRGRIWNILLFLLTVQLVGIIKATYACFLRGNAEMIFMSLYSLLYMSSLLPAKIFAIATINKSGWGTSGRKTIVVNFIGLIPVSIWVAVLLGGLAYTAYCQDLFSETELAFLVSGAILYGCYWVALLMLYLAIIARRCGKKPEQYSLAFAEV from the exons ATGAAGTTGCAGGTAGTAGTAGGGGAAGGAAATTGTTATCGCAACATGCAAACTGGAAtaaaattgccctggctggaaagaAAAACAGGTCTGAATCTGGTCCCGTGCTGTCGAGGTGGAAAGCTATGGTGTCAAGGAAGATGTGCTCTCCAGAAAGAGAATCAGGCTGGTTGCATCTTCCAGAGAAGAAGG ATGCCGGTGCAGCTGACGACAGCCCTGCGTGTGGTGGGCACCAGCCTTTTTGCCCTGGCAGTGCTGGGTGGCATCCTGGCAGCTTACGTGACAGGCTACCAGTTCATCCACACAGAAAAGCACTACCTGTCCTTTGGCCTGTACGGTGCCATCCTGGGCTTGCATCTGCTCATCCAGAGCCTGTTTGCCTTCCTGGAGCACCGGCACATGAGGCAGGCAGGCCGGCCACTGaagctgcccaccccaccccgccactCAGTGGCCCTGTGCATCGCTGCATATCAGGAGGACCCTGACTACTTGCGCAAGTGTCTGCGCTCAGCCCAGCGCATCGCCTTCCCCAACCTCAAGGTGGTCATGGTGGTGGACGGCAATCGCCAAGAGGATGCCTACATGCTAGATATCTTTCACGAGGTGCTGGGCGGCACTGACCAAGCCAGCTTCTTTGTGTGGCGCAGCAACTTCCACGAGGCGGGTGAGGGCGAGACGGAGGCCAGCCTGCAGGAGGGCATGGACCGTGTGCGGGACGTGGTGCAGACCAGCACCTTCTCGTGCATCAtgcagaagtggggaggcaagcGAGAGGTCATGTACACAGCCTTCAAGGCCCTCGGTGATTCAGTGGACTACATTCAG GTGTGTGACTCTGACACTGTTCTGGATCCAGCATGCACCATTGAGATGCTTCGAGTCCTGGAGGAGGACCCCCAAGTAGGGGGAGTTGGGGGAGATGTCCAA ATCCTCAACAAGTATGATTCATGGATCTCCTTCCTGAGCAGTGTGCGGTACTGGATGGCCTTCAACGTGGAGCGGGCCTGCCAGTCCTACTTTGGCTGTGTGCAGTGTATTAGCGGGCCATTGGGCATGTACCGCAACAGCCTCCTCCAGCAGTTCTTGGAAGATTGGTACCATCAGAAGTTCCTAGGCAGCAAGTGCAGCTTTGGGGATGACCGGCACCTCACCAACCGCGTCctgagccttggctacaggactAAATACACAGCACGCTCCAAGTGCCTGACAGAAACTCCCACCAAGTACCTCCGGTGGCTCAACCAGCAGACCCGCTGGAGCAAGTCTTACTTCCGGGAGTGGCTCTACAACTCTCTGTGGTTCCATAAGCACCACCTCTGGATGACCTACGAATCAGTGGTCACGggtttcttccccttcttcctcattGCCACAGTCATACAGCTTTTCTACCGTGGCCGCATCTGGAACATTCTCCTCTTTCTGCTGACGGTGCAGCTGGTGGGCATTATCAAGGCCACCTATGCCTGCTTCCTTCGGGGCAATGCAGAGATGATCTTCATGTCCCTCTACTCCCTTCTCTATATGTCCAGTCTCCTGCCAGCCAAGATCTTTGCCATTGCTACCATCAACAAGTCTGGCTGGGGTACCTCTGGCCGAAAAACCATTGTGGTCAACTTCATTGGCCTCATCCCTGTGTCCATCTGGGTAGCAGTCCTTCTGGGAGGACTGGCGTACACAGCTTATTGCCAGGATCTGTTCAGTGAGACGGAGCTAGCCTTCCTAGTGTCTGGGGCTATTCTGTATGGCTGTTACTGGGTGGCCCTCCTCATGTTGTATCTGGCCATCATTGCCCGGCGATGTGGGAAGAAGCCAGAGCAGTACAGCTTGGCTTTTGCTGAGGTGTGA
- the HAS3 gene encoding hyaluronan synthase 3 isoform X2, with amino-acid sequence MPVQLTTALRVVGTSLFALAVLGGILAAYVTGYQFIHTEKHYLSFGLYGAILGLHLLIQSLFAFLEHRHMRQAGRPLKLPTPPRHSVALCIAAYQEDPDYLRKCLRSAQRIAFPNLKVVMVVDGNRQEDAYMLDIFHEVLGGTDQASFFVWRSNFHEAGEGETEASLQEGMDRVRDVVQTSTFSCIMQKWGGKREVMYTAFKALGDSVDYIQVCDSDTVLDPACTIEMLRVLEEDPQVGGVGGDVQILNKYDSWISFLSSVRYWMAFNVERACQSYFGCVQCISGPLGMYRNSLLQQFLEDWYHQKFLGSKCSFGDDRHLTNRVLSLGYRTKYTARSKCLTETPTKYLRWLNQQTRWSKSYFREWLYNSLWFHKHHLWMTYESVVTGFFPFFLIATVIQLFYRGRIWNILLFLLTVQLVGIIKATYACFLRGNAEMIFMSLYSLLYMSSLLPAKIFAIATINKSGWGTSGRKTIVVNFIGLIPVSIWVAVLLGGLAYTAYCQDLFSETELAFLVSGAILYGCYWVALLMLYLAIIARRCGKKPEQYSLAFAEV; translated from the exons ATGCCGGTGCAGCTGACGACAGCCCTGCGTGTGGTGGGCACCAGCCTTTTTGCCCTGGCAGTGCTGGGTGGCATCCTGGCAGCTTACGTGACAGGCTACCAGTTCATCCACACAGAAAAGCACTACCTGTCCTTTGGCCTGTACGGTGCCATCCTGGGCTTGCATCTGCTCATCCAGAGCCTGTTTGCCTTCCTGGAGCACCGGCACATGAGGCAGGCAGGCCGGCCACTGaagctgcccaccccaccccgccactCAGTGGCCCTGTGCATCGCTGCATATCAGGAGGACCCTGACTACTTGCGCAAGTGTCTGCGCTCAGCCCAGCGCATCGCCTTCCCCAACCTCAAGGTGGTCATGGTGGTGGACGGCAATCGCCAAGAGGATGCCTACATGCTAGATATCTTTCACGAGGTGCTGGGCGGCACTGACCAAGCCAGCTTCTTTGTGTGGCGCAGCAACTTCCACGAGGCGGGTGAGGGCGAGACGGAGGCCAGCCTGCAGGAGGGCATGGACCGTGTGCGGGACGTGGTGCAGACCAGCACCTTCTCGTGCATCAtgcagaagtggggaggcaagcGAGAGGTCATGTACACAGCCTTCAAGGCCCTCGGTGATTCAGTGGACTACATTCAG GTGTGTGACTCTGACACTGTTCTGGATCCAGCATGCACCATTGAGATGCTTCGAGTCCTGGAGGAGGACCCCCAAGTAGGGGGAGTTGGGGGAGATGTCCAA ATCCTCAACAAGTATGATTCATGGATCTCCTTCCTGAGCAGTGTGCGGTACTGGATGGCCTTCAACGTGGAGCGGGCCTGCCAGTCCTACTTTGGCTGTGTGCAGTGTATTAGCGGGCCATTGGGCATGTACCGCAACAGCCTCCTCCAGCAGTTCTTGGAAGATTGGTACCATCAGAAGTTCCTAGGCAGCAAGTGCAGCTTTGGGGATGACCGGCACCTCACCAACCGCGTCctgagccttggctacaggactAAATACACAGCACGCTCCAAGTGCCTGACAGAAACTCCCACCAAGTACCTCCGGTGGCTCAACCAGCAGACCCGCTGGAGCAAGTCTTACTTCCGGGAGTGGCTCTACAACTCTCTGTGGTTCCATAAGCACCACCTCTGGATGACCTACGAATCAGTGGTCACGggtttcttccccttcttcctcattGCCACAGTCATACAGCTTTTCTACCGTGGCCGCATCTGGAACATTCTCCTCTTTCTGCTGACGGTGCAGCTGGTGGGCATTATCAAGGCCACCTATGCCTGCTTCCTTCGGGGCAATGCAGAGATGATCTTCATGTCCCTCTACTCCCTTCTCTATATGTCCAGTCTCCTGCCAGCCAAGATCTTTGCCATTGCTACCATCAACAAGTCTGGCTGGGGTACCTCTGGCCGAAAAACCATTGTGGTCAACTTCATTGGCCTCATCCCTGTGTCCATCTGGGTAGCAGTCCTTCTGGGAGGACTGGCGTACACAGCTTATTGCCAGGATCTGTTCAGTGAGACGGAGCTAGCCTTCCTAGTGTCTGGGGCTATTCTGTATGGCTGTTACTGGGTGGCCCTCCTCATGTTGTATCTGGCCATCATTGCCCGGCGATGTGGGAAGAAGCCAGAGCAGTACAGCTTGGCTTTTGCTGAGGTGTGA